The Hippoglossus hippoglossus isolate fHipHip1 chromosome 21, fHipHip1.pri, whole genome shotgun sequence genome contains a region encoding:
- the LOC117755331 gene encoding C-X-C chemokine receptor type 2-like, whose translation MADPNTSSFFIDFSSAYDELNFTYNDSEFFIDQDTQPCSPFSPSDAVMAGVGTFYILVFLLAIPGNLVVGLVIGLSRQTLPPSDLYLLHLAVADLLLAITLPFWAVSVMWGWVFGDAMCKIITILQELSFYSSILFLTCISIDRYMVIVRAMDARRANRQLVSWGVCGAVWAVGACLSLPGLFSSSISSRNSSRMACTEHYETGSADEWRLATRMLRHSLGFVIPLAIMLPCYGVTIRRLLHVRGGFQRQRAMRMIVVVVFAFLLCWTPYHLAVMADTFFRTKVVPYRCPARMAVDQAMFATQSLGLLHSCVNPLLYAFVGEKFRRNLLQLMRQVGVLERASVSRASRSSMSSEITSTVM comes from the exons ATGGCTG ATCCAAACACATCTTCTTTTTTCATTGACTTTAGCTCCGCTTATGACGAACTCAACTTCACCTACAATGACTCCGAGTTCTTCATAGACCAGGATACGCAGCCCTGCAGCCCCTTCTCCCCCTCAGATGCAGTCATGGCTGGAGTTGGTACATTCTACATCCTCGTCTTCCTGCTGGCCATCCCTGGAAACCTGGTCGTGGGGCTGGTGATTGGCCTCAGCAGGCAGACGCTGCCGCCCTCTGAcctctacctcctccacctGGCAGTCGCCGACCTCCTGCTCGCCATCACTCTCCCATTCTGGGCCGTCTCCGTCATGTGGGGCTGGGTGTTCGGAGATGCCATGTGCAAAATCATCACCATCCTCCAAGAGCTGAGCTTCTACTCCAGCATCCTCTTCCTGACGTGCATCAGCATTGACCGTTACATGGTGATTGTGCGCGCCATGGATGCTCGCAGGGCGAACCGACAGTTGGTCAGCTGGGGAGTTTGTGGTGCCGTCTGGGCTGTCGGAGCGTGTTTGTCTTTGCCGGGCCTCTTCAGTTCTTCAATCTCTTCTCGAAACTCCAGTCGGATGGCGTGCACTGAACACTACGAAACAGGCAGCGCCGACGAGTGGCGGCTGGCCACCAGGATGCTCCGCCATTCTCTGGGTTTTGTCATCCCCCTGGCCATCATGCTGCCCTGCTATGGAGTCACCATCCGGCGCCTCCTTCACGTCCGCGGGGGCTTTCAGCGGCAGCGAGCCATGAGAATGATTGTGGTCGTGGTGTTCGCCTTTCTGCTTTGCTGGACGCCGTACCACCTTGCAGTGATGGCAGATACCTTTTTCCGGACAAAGGTAGTGCCCTACCGGTGCCCAGCGAGGATGGCGGTGGATCAGGCCATGTTTGCCACCCAGAGTCTCGGCCTGCTTCACAGCTGCGTCAACCCGTTGCTGTACGCCTTTGTGGGAGAGAAGTTCAGGAGGAACCTGCTGCAGTTGATGAGGCAGGTTGGCGTCCTGGAGAGAGCATCAGTGTCGAGGGCCAGCAGGTCGTCAATGTCGTCAGAAATCACATCCACGGTCATGTGA
- the nabp1a gene encoding SOSS complex subunit B2 isoform X1 yields the protein MAAATTEAVFLLKDVKPGSKNLNIVFIVLEIGRVTKTKDGHEVRSCKVADKSGSIAISVWDELGSLIQAGDIIKLTRGYASIWKGCLTLYTGRGGDLQKIGEFCMVYSEVPNFSEPNPDLQSQTNQQNKSGKPDQNQRGNSPPNQNSGTVAQPGNGAMTPYTPTNNNPPSGAPRDPTYGNSGRPNGRSPGNGAPPSSVSGPPTAPKSSVTISNGRDPRRAKR from the exons ATGGCAGCCGCCACGACCGAGGCCGTGTTTCTGTTGAAGGATGTAAAGCCCGGGTCGAAGAACCTGAACATCGTCTTCATCGTTTTGGAAATAG GACGAGTCACCAAGACGAAAGATGGCCACGAGGTGCGCTCCTGCAAGGTGGCGGACAAGAGCGGGAGCATCGCGATCTCGGTGTGGGACGAGCTGGGCAGCCTCATCCAGGCTGGAGACATCATCAAGCTCACCAGAGG CTATGCATCCATATGGAAAGGATGCCTAACTTTATAcactggaagaggaggagatctGCAGAAGATTGGAGA GTTCTGTATGGTGTATTCAGAAGTGCCCAACTTCAGTGAACCAAACCCAGACCTGCAATCCCAAACAAACCAGCAGAACAAGTCT GGTAAACCTGACCAGAACCAAAGGGGGAACTCTCCGCCCAATCAGAATTCAGGTACAGTGGCCCAACCAG GTAATGGTGCCATGACACCGTATACCCCCACCAACAACAACCCACCATCCGGTGCACCCCGTGACCCCACGTACGGAAATTCCGGGCGACCCAACGGTCGGTCACCCGGCAACGGAGCACCACCCTCGTCGGTTTCTGGACCCCCAACAGCCCCAAAGTCCTCAGTTACCATTAGCAACGGCAGGGACCCACGCCGTGCCAAAAGATGA
- the nabp1a gene encoding SOSS complex subunit B2 isoform X2 yields MAAATTEAVFLLKDVKPGSKNLNIVFIVLEIGRVTKTKDGHEVRSCKVADKSGSIAISVWDELGSLIQAGDIIKLTRGYASIWKGCLTLYTGRGGDLQKIGEFCMVYSEVPNFSEPNPDLQSQTNQQNKSGKPDQNQRGNSPPNQNSGNGAMTPYTPTNNNPPSGAPRDPTYGNSGRPNGRSPGNGAPPSSVSGPPTAPKSSVTISNGRDPRRAKR; encoded by the exons ATGGCAGCCGCCACGACCGAGGCCGTGTTTCTGTTGAAGGATGTAAAGCCCGGGTCGAAGAACCTGAACATCGTCTTCATCGTTTTGGAAATAG GACGAGTCACCAAGACGAAAGATGGCCACGAGGTGCGCTCCTGCAAGGTGGCGGACAAGAGCGGGAGCATCGCGATCTCGGTGTGGGACGAGCTGGGCAGCCTCATCCAGGCTGGAGACATCATCAAGCTCACCAGAGG CTATGCATCCATATGGAAAGGATGCCTAACTTTATAcactggaagaggaggagatctGCAGAAGATTGGAGA GTTCTGTATGGTGTATTCAGAAGTGCCCAACTTCAGTGAACCAAACCCAGACCTGCAATCCCAAACAAACCAGCAGAACAAGTCT GGTAAACCTGACCAGAACCAAAGGGGGAACTCTCCGCCCAATCAGAATTCAG GTAATGGTGCCATGACACCGTATACCCCCACCAACAACAACCCACCATCCGGTGCACCCCGTGACCCCACGTACGGAAATTCCGGGCGACCCAACGGTCGGTCACCCGGCAACGGAGCACCACCCTCGTCGGTTTCTGGACCCCCAACAGCCCCAAAGTCCTCAGTTACCATTAGCAACGGCAGGGACCCACGCCGTGCCAAAAGATGA